A single Hippocampus zosterae strain Florida chromosome 17, ASM2543408v3, whole genome shotgun sequence DNA region contains:
- the rnf25 gene encoding E3 ubiquitin-protein ligase RNF25 isoform X1: MAATESEVLCEIEVLQSIYLDDLRVTRTHDRRWEVSLVLYPSTAEDCGSQFVRLGLTLTLDDQYPCSSPVISIHNPRGLSDDKLSSLQRSLELEAESCVGSPILYQLIEVTAVTLYLKHDVQPFQPFFFNFVIQKAKEILTESNIPHGNCVICLYGFKEGESFSKTRCYHYFHSHCLGRYARHSEEEIRLRQQEMADDKTDTQHQELTVVCPVCREPLTYDLGQLMASAAPQLPELDGAAIRSKFRQKWQELEKVLDRQRSRGGVIDPEEESNRFLIHINEAPPLSPDGDGVVDPSQPATCELPPPAQHFPLLPTHCTSTHRQPQAQKRHSHGRGPRRGSGPRMHHIKGGAPISEHLDSLRLSSGPAEGAPGATRDSVHANLTLRQTGSHPSFSSDKHTPGGHTQRARRRGPQHSPFGGPPQHHRWDARAPRRGGSCQQRVGGPEEEL, from the exons ATGGCGGCGACGGAGAGCGA GGTTCTGTGTGAGATCGAGGTGCTGCAGTCCATCTATTTAGATGACCTGCGTGTCACCAGGACACATGACAG GCGTTGGGAAGTGAGCCTGGTTCTGTACCCGTCCACAGCCGAAGATTGTGGATCGCAGTTTGTCCGGCTGGGCTTGACGCTAACTCTCGATGACCAG TATCCTTGCTCATCTCCTGTCATCTCCATACACAACCCGCGAGGACTCTCTGACGACAAGCTAAGCAG CCTTCAGCGGAGTCTTGAGCTCGAAGCCGAGTCGTGCGTGGGCTCGCCCATCCTATATCAGCTGATTGAGGTCACTGCCGTCACCCTTTACCTCAAACACGATGTTCAAccttttcaacctttttttttcaatttcgtcATCCAGAAAGCCAAAGAAATCTTGACTGAAAGCAACATTCCCCACGGGAACTGTGTCATCTGCTTATACGGATTCAAG GAGGGAGAGTCGTTCAGCAAGACGCGCTGCTATCACTACTTCCACTCTCACTGCCTGGGTCGATATGCTCGCCACTCGGAGGAGGAGATACGCCTCCGCCAGCAGGAGATGGCAGACGACAAGACAGACACACAGCATCAG GAGCTGACGGTGGTTTGTCCCGTGTGCCGCGAGCCTCTGACCTATGACCTGGGCCAGCTGATGGCCAGCGCTGCGCCACAGCTGCCAGAG CTGGACGGCGCCGCCATCCGCTCCAAATTCCGGCAGAAGTGGCAAGAACTTGAGAAGGTTCTTGACAGGCAACGCAGTCGAGGAGGTGTCATCGATCCCGAGGAGGAGTCCAATCGCTTCCTCATCCACATCAATGAG GCTCCTCCACTTTCTCCTGATGGCGACGGAGTTGTGGACCCTTCTCAACCTGCTACCTGTGAGCTTCCTCCCCCAGCACAGCACTTTCCTCTGCTGCCAACACATTGCACAAGCACTCACAGGCAGCCTCAGGCCCAGAAGCGCCACAGCCATGGCAGGGGTCCCAGGAGAGGAAGCGGGCCCCGAATGCATCACATCAAAGGAGGTGCCCCCATCTCTGAACACCTGGACTCGCTCCGTCTATCATCGGGCCCTGCCGAGGGAGCGCCCGGCGCCACACGTGACAGCGTGCATGCAAACTTGACTCTTCGCCAAACAGGAAGTCACCCGTCTTTTTCTTCTGACAAACATACGCCTGGGGGGCACACTCAGCGGGCTCGTAGAAGGGGCCCGCAACACTCGCCCTTCGGGGGGCCCCCTCAACACCACCGCTGGGACGCTCGGGCACCGAGAAGGGGGGGGTCCTGCCAGCAGAGGGTTGGGGGACCAGAGGAGGAGCTCTGA
- the rnf25 gene encoding E3 ubiquitin-protein ligase RNF25 isoform X3, with amino-acid sequence MAATESEVLCEIEVLQSIYLDDLRVTRTHDRRWEVSLVLYPSTAEDCGSQFVRLGLTLTLDDQYPCSSPVISIHNPRGLSDDKLSSLQRSLELEAESCVGSPILYQLIEVTAVTLYLKHDVQPFQPFFFNFVIQKAKEILTESNIPHGNCVICLYGFKEGESFSKTRCYHYFHSHCLGRYARHSEEEIRLRQQEMADDKTDTQHQELTVVCPVCREPLTYDLGQLMASAAPQLPELDGAAIRSKFRQKWQELEKVLDRQRSRGGVIDPEEESNRFLIHINEVMCRICRNPVEAKNLLLLHFLLMATELWTLLNLLPVSFLPQHSTFLCCQHIAQALTGSLRPRSATAMAGVPGEEAGPECITSKEVPPSLNTWTRSVYHRALPRERPAPHVTACMQT; translated from the exons ATGGCGGCGACGGAGAGCGA GGTTCTGTGTGAGATCGAGGTGCTGCAGTCCATCTATTTAGATGACCTGCGTGTCACCAGGACACATGACAG GCGTTGGGAAGTGAGCCTGGTTCTGTACCCGTCCACAGCCGAAGATTGTGGATCGCAGTTTGTCCGGCTGGGCTTGACGCTAACTCTCGATGACCAG TATCCTTGCTCATCTCCTGTCATCTCCATACACAACCCGCGAGGACTCTCTGACGACAAGCTAAGCAG CCTTCAGCGGAGTCTTGAGCTCGAAGCCGAGTCGTGCGTGGGCTCGCCCATCCTATATCAGCTGATTGAGGTCACTGCCGTCACCCTTTACCTCAAACACGATGTTCAAccttttcaacctttttttttcaatttcgtcATCCAGAAAGCCAAAGAAATCTTGACTGAAAGCAACATTCCCCACGGGAACTGTGTCATCTGCTTATACGGATTCAAG GAGGGAGAGTCGTTCAGCAAGACGCGCTGCTATCACTACTTCCACTCTCACTGCCTGGGTCGATATGCTCGCCACTCGGAGGAGGAGATACGCCTCCGCCAGCAGGAGATGGCAGACGACAAGACAGACACACAGCATCAG GAGCTGACGGTGGTTTGTCCCGTGTGCCGCGAGCCTCTGACCTATGACCTGGGCCAGCTGATGGCCAGCGCTGCGCCACAGCTGCCAGAG CTGGACGGCGCCGCCATCCGCTCCAAATTCCGGCAGAAGTGGCAAGAACTTGAGAAGGTTCTTGACAGGCAACGCAGTCGAGGAGGTGTCATCGATCCCGAGGAGGAGTCCAATCGCTTCCTCATCCACATCAATGAGGTGATGTGTAGGATCTGTCGGAACCCTGTTGAAGCTAAGAACCTTTT GCTCCTCCACTTTCTCCTGATGGCGACGGAGTTGTGGACCCTTCTCAACCTGCTACCTGTGAGCTTCCTCCCCCAGCACAGCACTTTCCTCTGCTGCCAACACATTGCACAAGCACTCACAGGCAGCCTCAGGCCCAGAAGCGCCACAGCCATGGCAGGGGTCCCAGGAGAGGAAGCGGGCCCCGAATGCATCACATCAAAGGAGGTGCCCCCATCTCTGAACACCTGGACTCGCTCCGTCTATCATCGGGCCCTGCCGAGGGAGCGCCCGGCGCCACACGTGACAGCGTGCATGCAAACTTGA
- the rnf25 gene encoding E3 ubiquitin-protein ligase RNF25 isoform X2 translates to MAATESEVLCEIEVLQSIYLDDLRVTRTHDRRWEVSLVLYPSTAEDCGSQFVRLGLTLTLDDQYPCSSPVISIHNPRGLSDDKLSSLQRSLELEAESCVGSPILYQLIEKAKEILTESNIPHGNCVICLYGFKEGESFSKTRCYHYFHSHCLGRYARHSEEEIRLRQQEMADDKTDTQHQELTVVCPVCREPLTYDLGQLMASAAPQLPELDGAAIRSKFRQKWQELEKVLDRQRSRGGVIDPEEESNRFLIHINEAPPLSPDGDGVVDPSQPATCELPPPAQHFPLLPTHCTSTHRQPQAQKRHSHGRGPRRGSGPRMHHIKGGAPISEHLDSLRLSSGPAEGAPGATRDSVHANLTLRQTGSHPSFSSDKHTPGGHTQRARRRGPQHSPFGGPPQHHRWDARAPRRGGSCQQRVGGPEEEL, encoded by the exons ATGGCGGCGACGGAGAGCGA GGTTCTGTGTGAGATCGAGGTGCTGCAGTCCATCTATTTAGATGACCTGCGTGTCACCAGGACACATGACAG GCGTTGGGAAGTGAGCCTGGTTCTGTACCCGTCCACAGCCGAAGATTGTGGATCGCAGTTTGTCCGGCTGGGCTTGACGCTAACTCTCGATGACCAG TATCCTTGCTCATCTCCTGTCATCTCCATACACAACCCGCGAGGACTCTCTGACGACAAGCTAAGCAG CCTTCAGCGGAGTCTTGAGCTCGAAGCCGAGTCGTGCGTGGGCTCGCCCATCCTATATCAGCTGATTGAG AAAGCCAAAGAAATCTTGACTGAAAGCAACATTCCCCACGGGAACTGTGTCATCTGCTTATACGGATTCAAG GAGGGAGAGTCGTTCAGCAAGACGCGCTGCTATCACTACTTCCACTCTCACTGCCTGGGTCGATATGCTCGCCACTCGGAGGAGGAGATACGCCTCCGCCAGCAGGAGATGGCAGACGACAAGACAGACACACAGCATCAG GAGCTGACGGTGGTTTGTCCCGTGTGCCGCGAGCCTCTGACCTATGACCTGGGCCAGCTGATGGCCAGCGCTGCGCCACAGCTGCCAGAG CTGGACGGCGCCGCCATCCGCTCCAAATTCCGGCAGAAGTGGCAAGAACTTGAGAAGGTTCTTGACAGGCAACGCAGTCGAGGAGGTGTCATCGATCCCGAGGAGGAGTCCAATCGCTTCCTCATCCACATCAATGAG GCTCCTCCACTTTCTCCTGATGGCGACGGAGTTGTGGACCCTTCTCAACCTGCTACCTGTGAGCTTCCTCCCCCAGCACAGCACTTTCCTCTGCTGCCAACACATTGCACAAGCACTCACAGGCAGCCTCAGGCCCAGAAGCGCCACAGCCATGGCAGGGGTCCCAGGAGAGGAAGCGGGCCCCGAATGCATCACATCAAAGGAGGTGCCCCCATCTCTGAACACCTGGACTCGCTCCGTCTATCATCGGGCCCTGCCGAGGGAGCGCCCGGCGCCACACGTGACAGCGTGCATGCAAACTTGACTCTTCGCCAAACAGGAAGTCACCCGTCTTTTTCTTCTGACAAACATACGCCTGGGGGGCACACTCAGCGGGCTCGTAGAAGGGGCCCGCAACACTCGCCCTTCGGGGGGCCCCCTCAACACCACCGCTGGGACGCTCGGGCACCGAGAAGGGGGGGGTCCTGCCAGCAGAGGGTTGGGGGACCAGAGGAGGAGCTCTGA